GACGGTCGGCCTCGATCTGCAGGTGCGCGGCCTCGACCAGGCGGCGGGCCTCGGCCTGAGCCTCCTCGCGGAGCTCGGCCTTGATCTGCGCGCCCTGCTCGCGAGCCTCCTCACGCAGCCGTGAGGCTTCGTGACGGGCCTCGGAGAGCTGGTCCTTGTACTGCTTGAGCAGCGCCTGGGCCTCGGCCTGCGCGTCCTCGGCTCGCTTGATGCCGCCTTCGATCGCATCGGTCCGCTCGACCAGGGTCTTCTGGATGCGCGGGGTGAGGATCTTACCGACGACGAAGAGGACGACGAAGAAGGCGAAGCCGCCGACGACAAGCTCGTAGGTGTGCGGGATGAGGGGGTTGCCCCCCTCCTCCGCCGCCAGGAGCGAAGCTGCCTGAATCATTTGTGCAGCCTTCCGTCAGGGTTGTCTGCGTCTTAGCGGAACATGAAGGGCGCGACGAGGCCGATGAGGGCCAGCGCCTCGGTCAGAACGAAGCCGAGCAGCATGTTCTGGCGGATCAGGCCGTAGGCCTCGGGCTGGCGGGCGATGGCCTGCACACCCTGGCCGAAGATGATGCCGACGCCGATGCCGGGGCCGATCGCGGCGAGGCCGTAACCGATCGAGCCGAGAGCGTTGAGGGAGCCGTTGACCTCAGCGAGGATCGACATTCTTGTATTCCTTTACGGTTGGCCGGTGGGATCTGCCCGCCGGTCTGGACGATTCGAGGTTGGTCTTAGTGCTCGGCGTGCAGCGAGTTGCCGATGTACATCGCGGCGAGCATCGAGAAGAGGAACGCCTGCAGGAACTGGATGAACATCTCGAAGCCCGTCATCGCGATCGTCATGATCACGCCGATCACGCCGAGCGGGGCGCCCAGCGGGGTGAGCTTCTCGAAGAGGAACCAAAAGCCGACGAGGCTGAAGAAGGCCAGGATGATGTGGCCGGCGAACATGTTGGCGAACAGTCGCACCGCGTGGGTGAAGGGCGCGATGATCATGTTGGAGAGCAGCTCGATCGGGGCCAGCAGCACGTAGATCGGCTTGGGCAACCCCGGCGGGAACATCATGTTCTTGAAGTAGCCGCCCACACCCTGGTGCTTGAAGCCCAGGTAGATCTTGAGGACGTAGACGCTCAGCGCCAGCACGATCGGGAAGGCGATGTGCGAGGCGACCGGGAACTGCAGGCCGGGGATGACACCCATCAGGTTCCAGACCCAGACCATGAAGAACATGCTGAGCAGCAGTCCCATCCACCGGTCCGCGTCCTTGCCGAGGAACGGCCGGGCGACCTGGTCGCGGACGAAGACGTAGCCCATCTCACCGATGTTCTGCACGCCCCGCGGCACCAGCTTCGGGTTGCCGAAGGCCGACCAGCAGAAGGCGATGACGACGACCGTGCTCAACAGGGCCAGCAGCACCGGCTTCGTGAACCAGGCGACGCCCGAGATGATCGGGGCGGCGTCGAAGAGTTCGAGTCCCGGAGGCGTGAACTCGTCCCCGGGAGCGAGGAGCGTCAGCGTGCTCACGCGGCGTTCCCTTCAGCGTGGTAGTTGATCGAAATGACTTCGTCAGCGAAGCGACCGCCGCCGAAGGCTAGCGACCGTACTTCCGGTAGACCAGGTAGACGGATAGAGCGACCCCGAGAATTAATCCGATCGGGGTGAAGGCGACCACGCCAGTCCACTCGGACAGCAACCAGCCCGCACCGCCGTACAGAATCATCCCTGAGAGGAGATAGCTGGGGATCGACCAGGCGGCGCTGGCGAAGTCGCGGCCGTCGTCTTCGGGCCGGATTTTCTTTTCGCTCATCGCGGGCATGACGATAGCAGTCGCGGTGAGGACTAGTCATATCGGGCAGGGTCGAAGCCGCCAGCGAGATCATACGCCTCACGGGGAATCGCCCTGACCGGGAACCCGGGACGCGGGGTCGACGTAGAGCATCTTGAGTTTCATGAAGCCGCGCATCTCGCCGACCGTCCACGCGACCGTGGCGGCGATGGCGCCCCAGCCGAAGGCTCTGGGCTCGAAGGCGGTGGCATCCTCGAACAGTTTGAGAAGCACCATGATCAGAATGATCTTCACCACGTAGCTCAGCACCGCGGCGGTCATCATCATCATGGGCGAGACACGGCTGGCGTAGGAGATCGCGACGATACCGAGGGCGAAGAAGGCACAGACGACCAGCGTCCCGATCGCGGCGCCGAGCGCGCCCTTGGCTCCGGCCAGCAGCGCCGCGACGAGGATCACGACCAGGCCCACCAGCACCGTGGGTATCGCAGCCCCCTTCAGAAGGCGCACGTCGTTGGCCAGCATCGGCACTCCAAGTGACTGTTATCAAGCGAGCGATTGCTACCTTGCAGGTCTGGGCAGGTTCACCATCTGCTAGTGAAAGCTATCACAAGCTCAAGGAAGAGCGCCTTTACCTGCCGTTTCAAGTAAACGATCAAGGAGCTGGCGAAAGCGGCTCAAAGCGGCGTCTCAGGGTTTGAGAAACCCTGCCGGGGAGCGCTGAGTGACAGGTCGGGCAGCACCGACAACGTGGCCGTGTCGTCGCCGGCGGCGACCGAACGGGGCCCCGGCGCCTCCGAGGGATACGGATGGGGCCTGACCCGGCCCGGCGGCTGCCCACCAGGCCCCGCGTGCCGGCCCGGCCCCGCCGCGGGGCCCTCGGGACCGGTGGGAGCGGCGGGAGCGAGCCCGCCGCGCCCCTCGGCCCCGCCGAGGTCGCGGCGGGCTCGCCAGCGGGGCAGCGCCATCATCACCAGCACGCCGATGGCGAGCAGCACGGTCAGCGGGAACAGGACGAGCGGGACACCCTCGATGGACAGCGCCACGACCGCGAAGGCGAACAGGAAGGTCCACGCGTACATGATCATGACGCTGCGGCGGTGCGAGTGGCCGATGTCCAGCAGGCGATGGTGCAGATGCCCCCGGTCGGGCGAGAACGGCGACAGGCCGTTGGACGTGCGCCGGATCACCGCCATGATCAGGTCCAGCAGCGGGAGCACCAGGATCGCGACCGGCACGAGGAGGGGGAGGATGACGGGGAAACGGTTGATGCTGCTGGAGTCGAGCGGTGTGACCAGAATCATCGTGGAGGCGAGGACCAGGCCGATCAGCATCGCCCCCGTGTCGCCCATGAAGATCTTCGCCGGGTGGAAGTTGTGCGGCAGGAAGCCCAGGCAGATCCCGATGAGCACCGAGGCGATGACCGCCGTCGCGTTGATGCTGGTGTCGCCGTAGTCCTTCGACAGGGCCACCGAGTACGTCCAGGTGGCCATGGCGGCGATGCCCACGATCCCCGCGGCCAGCCCGTCGAGCCCGTCGACGAAGTTGACGGCGTTGATCATGACGACCACGATCAGAATCGTGATCAGCGGGCTCAGCGTCGAGTCGAGGATGGTCTGCCCGCCCAGCGCGGTGGGCAGCGGAAGCCACGGCAGGCTGACCCCGAAGGTGACGAGCACCCCCGCGGCGCCGATCTGCCCGGCGAGCTTGACGAGGGCGTCCATCCCCAGCCAGTCGTCCAGGAAGCCGGTCAGCGTGATCAGGCCACCCGCGGCGATCAACGCGATCACGGTCTTGCCCTGGCCCTCGGCCGCCAGCTTGCCCCCGGCGTAGGGCAGCTCCCCGGCGATCAGCAGACCGGCGACGAGACCGCCGTACATCGCCAGACCGCCGAGCCTGGGCGTCGGCGTGGTGTGCACGTCACGATCGCGGACCTCGGGCATGGCACCGATGCGGACGGCGAAAACGCGGACCAGCGGAACCAGCAGGTACGTCACCGCGGCCGCGACGAGCGCCATGAGTAGGTATTCGCGCACGGAACCAGTTTCGCGGATAGTCCGGCCACCTGTGACCGGAAAACGACACAGAACAGCTCATAGTTCGCTGGGATATATCTGATGGGCTCTCGCCAGCACCGCGGCGCGCTCCCGTATCTCCCCCGTCGCGTCGGGGTTGTGGATGACCTGCGCCACCATCGAGGCCACCTCCTTCATCTCCTCGGGCCCCATCCCCTGGGTCGTGACACAGGGGGTGCCGACCCGGATCCCCGAGGTCACCGTGGGTGGCTCCGGGTCGTACGGGATCGCGTTGCGGTTCAGCGTGATCCCGGCCGCGTGGCACCGCTGCTCGGCCACCGCGCCGGAGATCCCGACGTCGCGCAGGTCGATCAGCGCCAGATGGCTGTCGGTGCCCCCGGAGACGGGCCGCATGCCCTCGGCGGCCAGCGCGTCGGCCAGCACCTGGGCGTTGGCCACCACCCGGCGAGCGTACTCCGCGAACTCCGGCCGCAGCGCCTCGCCGAACGCGACCGCCTTGGCCGCCACCGCGTGCATGAGCGGGCCGCCCTGCACGAACGGGAAGACCGCGCGGTCGATCCTGGGCCCCAGCTCCCCCGTGCACATGATCCCGCCGCCCCTCGGGCCGCGCAGCGCCTTGTGCGTGGTGAAGGTCACCACGTCCGCGTACGGCACGGCGGACGGCAGGGCCCGCCCGGCCATCAGGCCGACGGTGTGCGCGACGTCGGCGAGCAGCCAGGCGCCCACCTCGTCCGCGATACCCCGGAAGGCGGCGAAGTCGATCTCACGGGGGTAGGCGGTGGCACCACAGATGATCATTTTGGGCTGGTGCCGCAGCGCCAGGTCCCTGACCTCGTCGTAGTCGATCAGCTCGGTGTCCCTGCGCACCCCGTACGCCACGACGTCGAACCAGCGTCCCGAGAAGTTGACCTTGGAGCCGTGCGTGAGGTGGCCGCCGTGCGACAGCTCCATCGCCAGCATGGTGTCGCCCGGCTGGAGCAGGGCCGCGTAGGCCGCCAGGTTCGCCGAGGCGCCGGAGTGGGGCTGCACGTTGACGTGCTCGGCGCCGAACAGCCGCTTGGCCCGGTCGATCGCGAGCCGCTCGGCCCGGTCGACGACCTCGCACCCGGCGTAGTAACGCCTGCCGGGGTAGCCCTCGGCGTACTTGTTGGTGAGCGTCGAGCCGAGTGCGGCGAGCACGGCGGGCGAGGTGAAGTTCTCACTCGCGATCAGCTGGATGCCTCCGCGGAGCCGGTCGAGCTCGTCGAGGAGCACGCTCGCGATCTCCGGGTCCTCGCGCTGCAGGAGACCGAAATCCGGCCCGTAGTACGGTTCTGCGCCCATGGCTCACACCCCGAAGACGACGACTCACCCCCACTGTAAGCCTGCCCTCCCCGGTTATCCCACGTCAGGGACGCGCCGCCCCTGGAGAGCGTGTCGCGGAGAACCGCCCCCGCCCGGAGGCCCGCCTCACGAGAACGCGTGCGGGGCTCCGGCTCTGACCGGCACCCATCTCGGCGTGTCGGCCGCCTGGTCGCTGATCGACGTCAGGACCGCCTGCCGGTAGAGACCCAGGCGGGTGCGCCACTCCGTCATGTCCTCGACGTAGCGGCCCGAGACAGGGGCGTCCCAGACATCCCTGCTCCTGGCGAGCTGGTAGGCCTTGTCCAGGCTGGCGGTCAGCGTGTCGAGCACGGGGAGCACCTGCCTCCACATCATGACCAGCCGCTGGTAGTCGGGGTTGAACTCCCACGACGTGACGGCGTCCGGGGACGGCAGACCGGTGTTGGCCGAGGCCGGCGGGGTCTCCCCCGGCTGCAGCGGCTGCGGTGCGGGTGGATCCACGAACATCACAGGCTCCTCACCCTCGCTGACACGCTCCCTGCCTCCTGCTCACTTACCCACTGTTACCCACGGCCTGACCGCTTCTGCTCACTTACCCACTGCTATCCACGGCCTGACCGCTTCGTGCTCACTCGCTCACCGCCCGGCGCCTACCGCCTCGCGCTCACGTCGCGGCGATCACCGGCCGCCACCCGGAGGCGGGATCGGCCGCAGCGGGTCTCCCGGTTCCACGTCGCCCGCCGGGCCGTCGGGCCGGATGTCCATGGGCACCCAGGCCCCCTCACCCCAGGTCTCCCCGTCGGGCACGCTCACGCCCGGCATCTCCAGCGGTTCGATCTCGCGGGCGTTGTCGGCGAGCGTCCTGAGCGCGTCGAGGTCGAGCGGGCTCGCCTCCGCGGTGACGACGTCACTGCCGTCGTTCGCCCACCGAGCGGCCGAACCTCCGTCCTGCTGAGCGTCCGGCTGCGCGGCCACCCCTCCGGGAGCCGCTCCCGCCGCCTGCCCGGAAACCCCCTCGGCCCCCTGTGCCGCGCTGGAAACCGCGTCGCCGACCGACGGCGCCGGCGCCCCGGCGGGCCGTGTGGCCGCCTCACCCGAGGTCGTGCCCGCCGTCTGGATCGCGGGCTCTCCGGAGACCGTCCCCACGGGCCGGGGCGCGGCGTCACCGCTGGACTGGGGAAGGGGATCCGCCGGCGTCACCTCGGCGGGCCGGGGCGCGGCGGGCTCGCCGGAGGTCGTACCGGTGGACTGGGGGGTGGTGTCGCCGCCGGTGCCCGGCGGCTGGACGGTCTGGTCCGTGGTCGGACCGGCGGTGTCGAGGAGCGGGTACGCGGGCTTGGCGGAGTCGAGCGGGTCGTGCGGCTCGACCCAGCCGGGCTGCCCCGCGGTGACGGAGGCACCGTCGACGGTGGGCATCTCCAGCGGCGGGATGTCCTCGATGTTCTTCAGCAGCTCGTCGACCTCGGCCGCCGTGGGCGCGTCGAGCGGGATCTGAAGCACCTTCACCCCGTCGACCTCCACGACCTTCGCCCTGGAGTCGCCGCTCTGGTCGATGTCGTCGGGGTGATCCTTCCTGGGGGTGTCGAGGACGGTCTCGCCGGACGAGCCTCCCCCGTCCCTGGGCGAGCGCTCGTCCCCCTTGGAACCGGCATCGTCCTTGGGGTCGGGCGCGTTGCCGGTGGAATCCCCGCGCGGCGTCGTCTCGTCACCCTTGGAACCGGCATCGCCCTTGGCATCGGGCGCGTTGCCGGTGGAATCCCCGCGCGGCGTCGTCTCATCGCCCTTCGAACCGGCATCGCCCTTGGCATCGGAATCGTTCACAGGCGCATTACCGGTGGAATCCTGCCCGCGCGGCGTCGTGTCGTCCGCGTTGATGATCTCCGGCCGCGTGTCATCGGCCCTGGGCGGCTCCGGCGCGGGCGTGGAGTCCCCCTGCGGCGTTCCGGGCGCGGGGGTGTCCGGGTTGGGAGCCTCGGGCGTACGCGGGACGTCGGGCGTCTCACGCGGCGCGGTGTCGGCGGGCGGCGCGGTGTCGGCGGGCGGCGCGGTGTCGGCGGGCGGCCCTCCCCCCTGGCCCTGCGGGTTCTCCCCCGGTCCGGGAACCGCGGGCTTCAGATCCTCGGCCCTCGGCGTCTCCGGCCGCGCGTCGTCGGCCCTCGGGACGTCCGGCGCCGGCGCGGAATCCTGCCGCGGCGCCTCCGGCACGGGCGCGCCCTCGGCGTTCGGTGTCCCCGGTATGGGTGCGCCCTCGGCGTTCGGCACCTCCGGGACGCGATCCGGCGCGGGCGCCTCGGTCCGCGGGTCCTCGGCCCTCGGGGCGTCCGGCACGGACTGGGAGTCCGGGTCATACGCCTCCGGCGGGGGCACGGAATCGCCCCCCGGAGACTCCGGCACGGGGTCGGGGGCGGGAGGCTCCGGTCGCGGCTCCTCGGCCCTGGGGGGCTCAGGTGTGGGATCGGGCTTCGGAGGCTCGGGACGCGGCTCCTCGGCCCTCGGGGGTTCCGGTGCGGGATCGGGCTTGGGAGGCTCGGGACGCGGCTCCTCGGCCCTGGGGGGCTCAGGCGTGGGATCGGGCTTGGGCGCCTCGCGCGGTACGGTCTCGGTCGGCTTGGCGGTCTCGTTGGACTTCTCCCCCTCACGTGGGGAGGTCTCATCGGCTTTCGACCCCGTTTCCGGCTTCCGATCGTCGGCTCCGGACGCCTCGGGCTTCGGAGTCTCCTTCCGATCGTCTCGCGAGGAGGTCTCGTCGCCCTTCGAACCCGCCTCCGGCTTGGCCTCGTCGGCCTTCGGAGTGTCGGCCTTCGGGGCGTCGGGCTTGGTGTCGGGCTTGGAAGAGTCCTCGGGATCGTCGCGCCGGGTGGTCTCGGCCGACTGGTCGCCGACGCGGGGCTTGTCGTCCGCCCCGACGGCCGGCTTGAGGTCTTCCGCCTTCGGGGTCTCCGGCTTCGCCCCGTTCTGAGAACCGGTCTCCGGCTTCGCACCGTTCTGGGAGCCCGCCTCGGGCTTCGCCCCGTTCTGGGGGTCCGTCTCCGGCTTCGCCCCCTCGCCCTGGGAACCCGTCTCGGGTTTCGTGTCCCCGGCCTTCGGCTCGGCGGGGGGTGCCGTCGCGTTCTGGTTGACCTTCTTCTCCAGCAACGCCACGCGGGCGGAGACGTCGCGGACCATCACGTCGCACGCGTCGGCGATCTGGACGGGTCTGTGCGTCGACTGGGAGGACAGGCCCGCCCCGCTCATCATCTGCGAGACCTTGCCCTCGACGTTCCGCATCTGCTCGGCGGCCCGCTGCACCTCGGACAACAGGTCGCGGACCA
This region of Streptosporangium sp. NBC_01495 genomic DNA includes:
- the glyA gene encoding serine hydroxymethyltransferase; this encodes MGAEPYYGPDFGLLQREDPEIASVLLDELDRLRGGIQLIASENFTSPAVLAALGSTLTNKYAEGYPGRRYYAGCEVVDRAERLAIDRAKRLFGAEHVNVQPHSGASANLAAYAALLQPGDTMLAMELSHGGHLTHGSKVNFSGRWFDVVAYGVRRDTELIDYDEVRDLALRHQPKMIICGATAYPREIDFAAFRGIADEVGAWLLADVAHTVGLMAGRALPSAVPYADVVTFTTHKALRGPRGGGIMCTGELGPRIDRAVFPFVQGGPLMHAVAAKAVAFGEALRPEFAEYARRVVANAQVLADALAAEGMRPVSGGTDSHLALIDLRDVGISGAVAEQRCHAAGITLNRNAIPYDPEPPTVTSGIRVGTPCVTTQGMGPEEMKEVASMVAQVIHNPDATGEIRERAAVLARAHQIYPSEL
- a CDS encoding F0F1 ATP synthase subunit B, coding for MIQAASLLAAEEGGNPLIPHTYELVVGGFAFFVVLFVVGKILTPRIQKTLVERTDAIEGGIKRAEDAQAEAQALLKQYKDQLSEARHEASRLREEAREQGAQIKAELREEAQAEARRLVEAAHLQIEADRQQAFAQLRTELGRLSIELAGRIVGESLEDEARQRRTVDRFLEELESTSAAVR
- a CDS encoding glycosyltransferase family 4 protein, with the protein product MREYLLMALVAAAVTYLLVPLVRVFAVRIGAMPEVRDRDVHTTPTPRLGGLAMYGGLVAGLLIAGELPYAGGKLAAEGQGKTVIALIAAGGLITLTGFLDDWLGMDALVKLAGQIGAAGVLVTFGVSLPWLPLPTALGGQTILDSTLSPLITILIVVVMINAVNFVDGLDGLAAGIVGIAAMATWTYSVALSKDYGDTSINATAVIASVLIGICLGFLPHNFHPAKIFMGDTGAMLIGLVLASTMILVTPLDSSSINRFPVILPLLVPVAILVLPLLDLIMAVIRRTSNGLSPFSPDRGHLHHRLLDIGHSHRRSVMIMYAWTFLFAFAVVALSIEGVPLVLFPLTVLLAIGVLVMMALPRWRARRDLGGAEGRGGLAPAAPTGPEGPAAGPGRHAGPGGQPPGRVRPHPYPSEAPGPRSVAAGDDTATLSVLPDLSLSAPRQGFSNPETPL
- the atpB gene encoding F0F1 ATP synthase subunit A; protein product: MSTLTLLAPGDEFTPPGLELFDAAPIISGVAWFTKPVLLALLSTVVVIAFCWSAFGNPKLVPRGVQNIGEMGYVFVRDQVARPFLGKDADRWMGLLLSMFFMVWVWNLMGVIPGLQFPVASHIAFPIVLALSVYVLKIYLGFKHQGVGGYFKNMMFPPGLPKPIYVLLAPIELLSNMIIAPFTHAVRLFANMFAGHIILAFFSLVGFWFLFEKLTPLGAPLGVIGVIMTIAMTGFEMFIQFLQAFLFSMLAAMYIGNSLHAEH
- the atpE gene encoding ATP synthase F0 subunit C, encoding MSILAEVNGSLNALGSIGYGLAAIGPGIGVGIIFGQGVQAIARQPEAYGLIRQNMLLGFVLTEALALIGLVAPFMFR
- a CDS encoding AtpZ/AtpI family protein codes for the protein MSEKKIRPEDDGRDFASAAWSIPSYLLSGMILYGGAGWLLSEWTGVVAFTPIGLILGVALSVYLVYRKYGR